A genome region from Carya illinoinensis cultivar Pawnee chromosome 2, C.illinoinensisPawnee_v1, whole genome shotgun sequence includes the following:
- the LOC122301470 gene encoding uncharacterized acetyltransferase At3g50280-like: MQMPCSTASSSPSLISKCTVSPDQISTLPDLKLSVSDLPMLSVHYIQKGCLFTRPSIPIDSLISLLKRGLSQALSHFPPLAGRLKTDFHGYVYIECNDAGVDFVHATAPNLFVRDVLVPTRVPDSFNEFFPFDRTVSFDGHFKPILAIQVTELADGIFIGCAMNHAVTDGTSFWNFFNSFAEVSRGVKRVWKQPDFSRNSPLISPAVLRLPEGGPKVSFSINEPLRERIFSFGREAILKLKAMTNNQKRVDNDRVDAVELLGKQSNDPYLNNNKGKVTTILESLFNNTVSKPRKDTESNKNITSEISSFQSLSALLWRAVTRARKLPSNKTTIFRMAVNCRHRLQPKMDAYYFGNAIQSVPTLASVGDVLCRDLRWCAEQLNKNVMAHDDSMVRRFVEDWERNPKCFPLGNFDGASVTMGSSPRFPMYDNDFGWGRPLAIRSGGANKFDGKISAFPGRAGVGSVELEVVLAAETMAGLESDSEFMQYVLN, encoded by the coding sequence atgcaaatgccTTGCTCAACAGCTTCCTCTTCTCCATCTCTGATATCCAAATGCACTGTGTCTCCGGATCAAATCTCCACTCTCCCAGACCTCAAGCTCTCCGTCTCAGACCTCCCCATGCTCTCCGTCCACTACATCCAAAAGGGCTGCCTTTTCACTCGCCCTTCCATCCCCATCGATTCCCTAATCTCTCTACTCAAGCGGGGTCTCTCTCAAGCGCTCTCCCACTTCCCGCCCCTCGCTGGCCGATTGAAGACCGACTTCCACGGCTACGTCTACATTGAGTGCAACGACGCCGGGGTCGACTTTGTCCATGCCACCGCTCCCAATTTGTTCGTACGCGATGTCTTGGTTCCGACCCGCGTGCCTGATAGCTTCAACGAGTTCTTCCCGTTTGACCGGACCGTCAGCTTCGACGGCCATTTCAAGCCCATCCTGGCCATCCAGGTCACGGAGCTCGCTGACGGCATTTTCATCGGTTGTGCTATGAACCACGCGGTCACGGACGGTACGTCGTTTTGGAATTTCTTCAATTCTTTCGCCGAGGTGTCTCGTGGAGTGAAGAGGGTCTGGAAGCAACCGGACTTTAGCCGCAACTCGCCGCTAATTTCTCCGGCGGTGCTGAGATTACCGGAGGGTGGTCCGAAGGTCTCCTTCTCTATCAACGAGCCGTTACGGGAAAGAATTTTCAGCTTCGGCAGAGAAGCAATTCTGAAGCTGAAAGCAATGACCAACAATCAGAAACGGGTCGATAACGATCGCGTCGATGCCGTTGAGTTGTTGGGAAAGCAAAGTAACGACCCCTATTTAAATAACAACAAAGGTAAGGTGACGACTATTCTGGAGAGCTTGTTCAACAACACCGTTTCGAAACCAAGAAAGGACACGGagtcaaacaaaaacataacctcGGAAATTTCATCGTTTCAGTCGCTCTCTGCGCTTCTCTGGCGAGCGGTAACTCGCGCGAGGAAACTTCCCTCTAACAAAACGACCATTTTTAGAATGGCAGTGAACTGCCGTCACAGGCTCCAACCAAAGATGGATGCGTACTACTTTGGGAACGCAATTCAAAGCGTTCCGACCCTTGCGTCAGTCGGTGACGTTTTGTGTCGGGATCTCCGCTGGTGCGCAGAGCAGCTCAACAAGAATGTCATGGCTCACGACGACTCGATGGTGCGCCGCTTCGTAGAGGATTGGGAGAGAAATCCCAAGTGTTTCCCGTTAGGGAACTTTGACGGTGCATCCGTCACGATGGGTAGCTCACCGAGATTTCCGATGTACGACAATGATTTTGGTTGGGGCCGACCTTTAGCAATTCGGAGCGGTGGTGCCAACAAGTTCGACGGTAAGATATCGGCGTTCCCGGGAAGAGCAGGGGTTGGTAGCGTGGAGCTGGAGGTGGTTTTGGCGGCCGAGACGATGGCGGGGCTCGAGTCGGATTCGGAGTTCATGCAATATGTGTTGAATTAA
- the LOC122301476 gene encoding glycosylinositol phosphorylceramide mannosyl transferase 1-like: protein MRESFLSRRTVRRLRQLLICTAGSIKIKLVLCCCIAFTVIALLSRASGFTGWTNRSVALERLSIPRKGYAIVMNTWKRYDLLKQSISHYSSCPGLESIHIVWSEPSPPSSSLKKFLNHIVQSNSGHERQVELKFDINKEDSLNNRFKEIKDLMTDAVFSIDDDVIFSCSSVEFAFNVWRSAPDTMVGFLPRIHWVDQSKGNNDYYIYGGWWSVWWTGAYSMVLSKAAFFHKKYFSLYTNDMSTSVREYVTKNRNCEDIAMSFLVANASGAPPIWVKGNIYEIGSTGISSMGGHSERRTQCVNRFVAEFGRMPLIPTTVKVVDTRNVWFW, encoded by the exons ATGAGAGAGAGCTTTTTGAGTCGTCGCACGGTACGGAGGCTTCGACAACTCCTAATCTGCACTGCCGGATCGATCAAAATCAAGCTCGTCCTCTGCTGCTGTATCGCCTTCACCGTTATCGCGCTACTGAGTCGTGCTTCGGGTTTTACAGGATGGACCAATCGCAGTGTTGCTTTGGAACGGTTATCTATTCCCCG gaaaggATATGCTATCGTAATGAACACGTGGAAAAGATATGATCTTTTGAAGCAGTCCATTTCTCACTATTCATCTTGTCCTGGACTTGAATCTATACACATTGTCTGGAGTGAGCCCAGTCCTCCATCCAGTTCTCTTAAGAAATTTCTGAACCACATTGTACAATCCAACTCTGGACATGAGCGAcaagttgaattgaaatttgatATCAACAAGGAAGACAGTTTGAATAATAGATTCAAAGAGATTAAGGATTTAATGACAGATGCTGTTTTTTCAATTGATGATGATGTGATATTTTCTTGCTCATCCGTGGAATTTGCATTCAATGTATGGAGAAGTGCACCCGATACAATGGTCGGATTTCTGCCACGTATCCATTGGGTCGACCAATCG AAAGGCAACAATGATTACTACATATATGGTGGGTGGTGGTCAGTTTGGTGGACAGGTGCGTACAGTATGGTCCTCTCAAAAGCAGCCTTCTTCCACAAAAAGTATTTCAGTCTGTACACAAATGACATGTCGACATCAGTTAGAGAATATGTTACCAAGAACAG GAACTGTGAGGATATCGCGATGTCTTTTCTTGTTGCGAATGCGTCTGGGGCTCCCCCTATATGGGTAAAAG GTAATATCTATGAGATTGGTTCAACTGGAATCAGTAGCATGGGAGGTCATAGTGAAAGAAGAACCCAATGTGTCAATAGATTTGTTGCAGAGTTCGGGCGAATGCCTCTAATACCTACTACTGTAAAGGTTGTTGATACCCGAAACGTCTGGTTTTGGTGA
- the LOC122301471 gene encoding putative receptor-like protein kinase At3g47110 isoform X2, with the protein MELRNCKLPESISNDPDDILSSWNNNASIDNLCNWHGVKCGRKHRRVIALDLQGYALRGSISSFIGNLSFLRLINLQDNFLSGEIPLQVTRLFRLQQLILANNSLVGVIPSNLTHCSELRVINFLRNKLTGNIPVGLGSFEKLEYLLIAVNNLTGGIPASLGNVSSLQALSLGINNFVGNIPDEIGRLKNLFFFEVIDNGLSGTVPYSLFNLSSLTTFSIGINQLHGTLPANIGITLPNLQFLSVSKNKFSGPIPVSLPNASQLGNLALGQNNFVGQVPNDLGSLLDLKWLSIAENNLGSNSAKDLDFLASLGNCTKLKTLYFQKNNFGGNLPNSIGNLSQLQVLILDGNQISGIVPAPLENLINLTLLSLAENLFTGIIPTYFGKFQKLEALDLDGNRFSGKIASSLGNLTQLVSLFMSQNKLEGSIPISFGKAKSLQELDISQNNLTGAISKGTLSSQLRVLNLSHNSLSGTLRPEEVGGLRSINLLDVSNNNFSGEIPITIGDCLRLESLYLHHNSFQGKLPLSLTALVDLKYLDLSANNLSGLIPKDLQKISLLQYLNLSFNSLEGDVPTEGVFRNATAVLVTGNKKLCGGIPELKLQACDNKVKKRAKSRASRIIIILSGVLGFILFSSILVLYRRKKSEKKSSSILPKTDLLSKVSYKELYQVTGGFSPSNLIGSGSFGSVYKGVMGQEERSTVVAVKVLKLQQKGASKSFIAECNALRNIRHRNLVKILTCCSSIDYNGNEFKALVFEFMPKGSLEKWLHPDRGNHENESRNLNLLERLNIVMDVASALHYLHDHSEPPIIHCDLKPSNVLLDTDMVAHVSDFGLARLLSVADDVSQNQTSTIGIKGSIGYAAPEYGLGGEASTQGDVYSYGIFVLEIFTGKRPIDSMFQDIFNLHNYVKMALPERFVQIVDPKLLKPRELNEIETATEEEDVIEAEEERIQIEDQSQMNANIQKCLLSVFEIGISCSLQAPEERMSMGEVIRKLHRIRNTYLGTGHHG; encoded by the exons ATGGAGCTTCGAAACTGCAAATTACCT GAATCCATAAGCAACGACCCAGACGACATCTTGAGCTCATGGAATAATAATGCTTCTATCGACAACTTGTGCAACTGGCATGGAGTTAAATGCGGCCGCAAGCACCGGAGGGTCATTGCCTTGGACCTTCAAGGCTATGCCTTGCGAGGCTCCATATCATCCTTCATTGGCAACCTCAGCTTTCTTAGGCTCATCAACCTCCAAGACAACTTCTTATCCGGTGAAATTCCACTACAGGTAACTCGCTTGTTCCGACTGCAACAGCTCATTCTTGCCAACAACTCCTTGGTGGGGGTAATTCCTAGCAACTTGACCCACTGTTCTGAACTCAGAGTCATTAATTTCCTAAGGAATAAACTTACTGGGAATATTCCTGTTGGGCTGGGCTCTTTTGAGAAGCTGGAATATCTTCTAATTGCAGTGAATAATCTGACCGGAGGCATCCCAGCTTCTTTGGGAAATGTTTCTTCACTCCAAGCACTATCCTTAGGGATTAATAATTTTGTGGGCAATATTCCAGATGAAATTGGTCGtttgaaaaacttatttttctttgaagttATAGACAATGGTCTATCTGGTACGGTGCCTTACTCCCTTTTCAATTTATCGTCTTTGACCACCTTCTCGATTGGAATTAACCAACTGCATGGCACCCTTCCAGCCAACATAGGCATTACTCTCCCTAATCTCCAATTTTTGTCCGTCTCTAAAAACAAGTTCTCTGGTCCTATCCCTGTTTCACTACCCAATGCTTCTCAGCTTGGGAATCTTGCTCTCGGCCAAAACAATTTCGTGGGACAAGTTCCAAATGATCTGGGAAGCCTATTGGATCTCAAGTGGCTAAGCATTGCTGAGAATAATCTTGGAAGTAATTCAGCCAAGGACTTGGATTTCTTAGCTTCTTTGGGAAattgcaccaaattgaaaacgctctattttcaaaaaaataactttGGAGGTAATTTGCCAAACTCCATAGGAAATTTGTCGCAACTCCAGGTACTAATTCTTGATGGCAATCAAATATCAGGTATTGTTCCTGCACCTTTGGAGAATCTCATCAACTTAACTCTCCTATCCTTGGCTGAAAACCTCTTTACTGGCATCATTCCAACTTATTTTGGGAAGTTTCAAAAGCTGGAAGCATTGGATTTGGATGGGAACAGATTCTCGGGAAAGATAGCCTCCTCGCTAGGTAACCTCACTCAATTGGTCTCACTTTTCATGTCACAGAACAAATTGGAAGGAAGCATTCCAATAAGTTTTGGAAAAGCCAAAAGTTTGCAGGAGTTGGACATTTCTCAAAATAACCTCACTGGAGCCATATCCAAAGGCACTCTTTCATCCCAGTTGCGGGTACTCAATTTATCACATAACTCATTGTCCGGCACCCTACGGCCGGAGGAAGTAGGGGGTTTAAGGAGTATTAATCTGTTGGATGTCTCCAACAACAATTTTTCCGGTGAGATTCCTATAACCATTGGGGATTGCTTAAGACTGGAATCCCTTTACCTTCACCATAACTCATTTCAAGGTAAGTTACCTCTGTCTTTGACTGCCCTAGTAGACCTCAAATATTTAGATCTTTCTGCAAACAACTTGTCCGGACTAATTCCTAAAGATCTACAGAAAATTTCTTTGCTACAATATTTGAATCTTTCTTTTAATAGTTTGGAGGGTGATGTGCCCACGGAAGGAGTCTTTCGTAATGCAACCGCAGTATTAGTGACAGGAAATAAAAAGCTTTGTGGGGGTATCCCGGAACTGAAACTGCAAGCATGCGACAACAAAGTTAAAAAGAGGGCGAAATCCCGTGCTTCTAGAATAATCATAATTCTTAGCGGGGTTTTAGGTTTCATTCTCTTTTCGTCCATTTTGGTATTGTATAGGAGGaaaaaatcagaaaagaaaTCATCTTCCATACTTCCCAAAACTGACCTGCTTTCGAAGGTGTCGTACAAGGAACTCTATCAGGTGACTGGCGGATTCTCTCCCAGCAATTTAATTGGATCCGGTAGTTTCGGTTCGGTGTACAAAGGAGTTATGGGTCAAGAAGAAAGGTCGACAGTTGTCGCTGTCAAAGTCTTGAAACTTCAACAAAAGGGAGCTTCCAAGAGTTTCATTGCCGAATGCAATGCATTGAGGAATATACGGCATCGGAATCTCGTGAAGATCTTGACATGTTGTTCTAGCATAGACTACAATGGTAATGAGTTCAAAGCTCTAGTTTTTGAATTCATGCCTAAAGGAAGTTTGGAGAAGTGGTTGCATCCAGATAGAGGCAATCATGAAAATGAATCCAGAAATTTGAATCTTCTTGAAAGGCTGAATATTGTAATGGATGTCGCTTCTGCACTGCACTATCTTCATGACCACAGTGAACCGCCCATTATTCATTGCGATTTAAAGCCAAGCAATGTTCTTCTTGACACTGACATGGTTGCGCATGTAAGTGATTTTGGTTTGGCGAGGCTCCTCTCAGTAGCCGATGATGTTTCTCAAAATCAAACCAGCACAATTGGAATAAAAGGATCTATTGGTTACGCTGCTCCAG AATACGGATTGGGTGGAGAGGCATCGACACAGGGAGATGTCTATAGCTACGGAATATTTGTACTGGAGATATTCACGGGAAAGAGACCCATTGACAGCATGTTTCAAGACATTTTCAACCTTCATAACTATGTTAAGATGGCGTTACCGGAAAGATTTGTGCAGATTGTGGATCCAAAACTTCTCAAACCTAGAGaattaaatgaaatagaaaCTGCAACCGAAGAAGAAGATGTTATTGAggcagaagaagaaagaattcaAATTGAGGACCAAAGCCAGATGAACGCCAATATACAGAAGTGCTTACTTTCAGTTTTCGAGATCGGCATTTCTTGTTCATTACAAGCGCCAGAAGAGAGAATGAGTATGGGGGAAGTCATCAGGAAACTACATCGGATCCGAAACACTTATCTAGGAACTGGGCACCATGGATAA
- the LOC122301474 gene encoding probable aquaporin PIP-type 7a has protein sequence MEGKEEDVRLGANKFPERQPIGTAAQSQDDTKDYTEPPPAPLFEPGELACWSFYRAGIAEFIATFLFLYITILTVMGVVKAPTKCTTVGIQGIAWAFGGMIFALVYCTAGISGGHINPAVTFGLFLARKLSLTRAVFYMVMQCLGAICGAGVVKGFEGSNQYVRLNGGANFVAPGYTKGDGLGAEIVGTFVLVYTVFSATDAKRSARDSHVPILAPLPIGFAVFLVHLATIPITGTGINPARSLGAAIIFNKDRGWDDHWIFWVGPFIGAALAALYHQVVIRAIPFKSK, from the exons ATGGAAGGTAAGGAAGAGGATGTTAGATTGGGAGCCAACAAGTTCCCAGAGAGGCAACCGATCGGGACGGCAGCTCAGAGCCAGGACGATACCAAGGACTACACTGAGCCACCGCCGGCGCCGCTGTTCGAGCCTGGGGAGCTGGCCTGTTGGTCCTTTTACAGGGCTGGGATCGCCGAGTTCATTGCGACTTTCCTATTTCTGTACATCACAATTTTAACGGTGATGGGAGTTGTTAAGGCCCCCACTAAGTGCACAACGGTAGGCATTCAAGGGATCGCTTGGGCATTTGGCGGCATGATCTTCGCCCTCGTTTACTGCACCGCAGGCATCTCAG GGGGTCACATAAACCCGGCGGTGACGTTTGGGCTGTTTCTGGCGAGGAAGCTGTCGCTGACGAGGGCGGTGTTCTACATGGTGATGCAGTGCTTGGGAGCAATCTGTGGTGCAGGTGTTGTCAAGGGATTCGAGGGAAGCAACCAGTACGTAAGGTTGAACGGTGGGGCCAACTTTGTTGCCCCTGGTTACACCAAAGGAGATGGCCTTGGAGCTGAAATCGTTGGCACCTTCGTTCTTGTATACACTGTTTTCTCAGCCACTGATGCCAAACGAAGCGCCAGAGACTCCCACGTTCCC aTTTTGGCACCTCTACCAATTGGGTTCGCGGTGTTCTTGGTTCACTTGGCTACCATCCCCATAACTGGAACCGGTATTAACCCAGCTCGGAGTCTTGGTGCGGCAATCATCTTCAACAAGGACCGCGGTTGGGATGACCAT TGGATTTTCTGGGTAGGACCATTCATCGGTGCAGCACTTGCAGCTCTATACCACCAGGTTGTGATTAGAGCCATTCCTTTCAAATCGAAGTGA
- the LOC122301472 gene encoding eukaryotic translation initiation factor 3 subunit F-like — MAANEHTVLQFTSSSASLSARVHPLVIFNICDCYVRRPDQAERVIGTLLGSISPDGTVEIRNSYAVPHSESSGQVALDIEYHHNMLVSHQKVNPKEVIVGWYSTGLGVTGGSALIHEFYSSEVPNPVHLTVDTGFRNGQGTIKAYVSFNLSLGDRQLAAQFQEIPLDLRMVEAERVGFDILKTTVVDKLPNDLEGMEASMERLLALLDDVYKYVDSVVEGRVPPDNNIGRFISETVSSLPKLSPSALDKLVNNSVQDNLLLLYLSSIIRTQLSLAEKLNTAAQIL; from the exons ATGGCGGCGAACGAGCACACTGTGTTGCAATTTACATCGTCCTCTGCGAGCTTGTCTGCGAGGGTTCACCCTCTGGTCATCTTCAACATCTGTGATTGCTACGTAAGACGCCCTGACCAAGCCGAGCGAGTTATTGGCACTCTCCTTGGCTCCATCTCGCCCGACGGCACCGTTGAGATCCGTAACTCATATGCTGTCCCTCACAGCGAGTCCTCGGGCCAG GTTGCTTTGGATATCGAGTATCATCACAATATGTTAGTATCCCACCAAAAAGTGAATCCGAAAGAAGTTATCGTTGGATG GTATTCAACTGGTCTTGGAGTTACCGGGGGTAGTGCACTGATTCATGAATTTTATTCTAGCGAAGTTCCCAACCCTGTTCATTTGACTGTCGACACAGGATTCAGGAACGGACAGGGCACAATAAAAGCTTATGTTTCTTTCAATTTGTCACTTGGAGACCGGCAGCTTGCAGCACAATTTCAGGAAATTCCTCTGGATCTTCGTATGGTTGAAGCTGAACGAGTTGGAT TTGATATTCTAAAGACGACTGTGGTTGACAAACTCCCAAATGATTTAGAAGGGATGGAAGCGTCAATGGAAAGGCTATTAGCTCTTCTTGATGATGTCTACAAATATGTTGACAGTGTTGTG GAAGGGCGTGTTCCTCCAGATAACAACATAGGGAGATTTATTTCAGAGACTGTTTCATCCCTTCCCAAGTTGTCACCATCAGCTCTTGATAAACTTGTAAATAACAGCGTACAG GACAATTTGCTTTTGCTATATTTGTCAAGCATCATCAGGACGCAGCTCAGCTTAGCCGAAAAGTTGAACACGGCTGCTCAGATACTGTAA
- the LOC122301471 gene encoding putative receptor-like protein kinase At3g47110 isoform X1 → MELRNCKLPVLYFTHFPVILIFSLSLLCLQQSSSTIEGAPTYETDRLALLKFKESISNDPDDILSSWNNNASIDNLCNWHGVKCGRKHRRVIALDLQGYALRGSISSFIGNLSFLRLINLQDNFLSGEIPLQVTRLFRLQQLILANNSLVGVIPSNLTHCSELRVINFLRNKLTGNIPVGLGSFEKLEYLLIAVNNLTGGIPASLGNVSSLQALSLGINNFVGNIPDEIGRLKNLFFFEVIDNGLSGTVPYSLFNLSSLTTFSIGINQLHGTLPANIGITLPNLQFLSVSKNKFSGPIPVSLPNASQLGNLALGQNNFVGQVPNDLGSLLDLKWLSIAENNLGSNSAKDLDFLASLGNCTKLKTLYFQKNNFGGNLPNSIGNLSQLQVLILDGNQISGIVPAPLENLINLTLLSLAENLFTGIIPTYFGKFQKLEALDLDGNRFSGKIASSLGNLTQLVSLFMSQNKLEGSIPISFGKAKSLQELDISQNNLTGAISKGTLSSQLRVLNLSHNSLSGTLRPEEVGGLRSINLLDVSNNNFSGEIPITIGDCLRLESLYLHHNSFQGKLPLSLTALVDLKYLDLSANNLSGLIPKDLQKISLLQYLNLSFNSLEGDVPTEGVFRNATAVLVTGNKKLCGGIPELKLQACDNKVKKRAKSRASRIIIILSGVLGFILFSSILVLYRRKKSEKKSSSILPKTDLLSKVSYKELYQVTGGFSPSNLIGSGSFGSVYKGVMGQEERSTVVAVKVLKLQQKGASKSFIAECNALRNIRHRNLVKILTCCSSIDYNGNEFKALVFEFMPKGSLEKWLHPDRGNHENESRNLNLLERLNIVMDVASALHYLHDHSEPPIIHCDLKPSNVLLDTDMVAHVSDFGLARLLSVADDVSQNQTSTIGIKGSIGYAAPEYGLGGEASTQGDVYSYGIFVLEIFTGKRPIDSMFQDIFNLHNYVKMALPERFVQIVDPKLLKPRELNEIETATEEEDVIEAEEERIQIEDQSQMNANIQKCLLSVFEIGISCSLQAPEERMSMGEVIRKLHRIRNTYLGTGHHG, encoded by the exons ATGGAGCTTCGAAACTGCAAATTACCTGTATTATACTTTACTCACTTTCCTGTgattcttattttttctttaagccTATTATGCTTACAACAAAGCAGCAGTACTATTGAAGGCGCTCCAACATATGAGACTGATCGTTTGGCTTTGCTCAAATTCAAGGAATCCATAAGCAACGACCCAGACGACATCTTGAGCTCATGGAATAATAATGCTTCTATCGACAACTTGTGCAACTGGCATGGAGTTAAATGCGGCCGCAAGCACCGGAGGGTCATTGCCTTGGACCTTCAAGGCTATGCCTTGCGAGGCTCCATATCATCCTTCATTGGCAACCTCAGCTTTCTTAGGCTCATCAACCTCCAAGACAACTTCTTATCCGGTGAAATTCCACTACAGGTAACTCGCTTGTTCCGACTGCAACAGCTCATTCTTGCCAACAACTCCTTGGTGGGGGTAATTCCTAGCAACTTGACCCACTGTTCTGAACTCAGAGTCATTAATTTCCTAAGGAATAAACTTACTGGGAATATTCCTGTTGGGCTGGGCTCTTTTGAGAAGCTGGAATATCTTCTAATTGCAGTGAATAATCTGACCGGAGGCATCCCAGCTTCTTTGGGAAATGTTTCTTCACTCCAAGCACTATCCTTAGGGATTAATAATTTTGTGGGCAATATTCCAGATGAAATTGGTCGtttgaaaaacttatttttctttgaagttATAGACAATGGTCTATCTGGTACGGTGCCTTACTCCCTTTTCAATTTATCGTCTTTGACCACCTTCTCGATTGGAATTAACCAACTGCATGGCACCCTTCCAGCCAACATAGGCATTACTCTCCCTAATCTCCAATTTTTGTCCGTCTCTAAAAACAAGTTCTCTGGTCCTATCCCTGTTTCACTACCCAATGCTTCTCAGCTTGGGAATCTTGCTCTCGGCCAAAACAATTTCGTGGGACAAGTTCCAAATGATCTGGGAAGCCTATTGGATCTCAAGTGGCTAAGCATTGCTGAGAATAATCTTGGAAGTAATTCAGCCAAGGACTTGGATTTCTTAGCTTCTTTGGGAAattgcaccaaattgaaaacgctctattttcaaaaaaataactttGGAGGTAATTTGCCAAACTCCATAGGAAATTTGTCGCAACTCCAGGTACTAATTCTTGATGGCAATCAAATATCAGGTATTGTTCCTGCACCTTTGGAGAATCTCATCAACTTAACTCTCCTATCCTTGGCTGAAAACCTCTTTACTGGCATCATTCCAACTTATTTTGGGAAGTTTCAAAAGCTGGAAGCATTGGATTTGGATGGGAACAGATTCTCGGGAAAGATAGCCTCCTCGCTAGGTAACCTCACTCAATTGGTCTCACTTTTCATGTCACAGAACAAATTGGAAGGAAGCATTCCAATAAGTTTTGGAAAAGCCAAAAGTTTGCAGGAGTTGGACATTTCTCAAAATAACCTCACTGGAGCCATATCCAAAGGCACTCTTTCATCCCAGTTGCGGGTACTCAATTTATCACATAACTCATTGTCCGGCACCCTACGGCCGGAGGAAGTAGGGGGTTTAAGGAGTATTAATCTGTTGGATGTCTCCAACAACAATTTTTCCGGTGAGATTCCTATAACCATTGGGGATTGCTTAAGACTGGAATCCCTTTACCTTCACCATAACTCATTTCAAGGTAAGTTACCTCTGTCTTTGACTGCCCTAGTAGACCTCAAATATTTAGATCTTTCTGCAAACAACTTGTCCGGACTAATTCCTAAAGATCTACAGAAAATTTCTTTGCTACAATATTTGAATCTTTCTTTTAATAGTTTGGAGGGTGATGTGCCCACGGAAGGAGTCTTTCGTAATGCAACCGCAGTATTAGTGACAGGAAATAAAAAGCTTTGTGGGGGTATCCCGGAACTGAAACTGCAAGCATGCGACAACAAAGTTAAAAAGAGGGCGAAATCCCGTGCTTCTAGAATAATCATAATTCTTAGCGGGGTTTTAGGTTTCATTCTCTTTTCGTCCATTTTGGTATTGTATAGGAGGaaaaaatcagaaaagaaaTCATCTTCCATACTTCCCAAAACTGACCTGCTTTCGAAGGTGTCGTACAAGGAACTCTATCAGGTGACTGGCGGATTCTCTCCCAGCAATTTAATTGGATCCGGTAGTTTCGGTTCGGTGTACAAAGGAGTTATGGGTCAAGAAGAAAGGTCGACAGTTGTCGCTGTCAAAGTCTTGAAACTTCAACAAAAGGGAGCTTCCAAGAGTTTCATTGCCGAATGCAATGCATTGAGGAATATACGGCATCGGAATCTCGTGAAGATCTTGACATGTTGTTCTAGCATAGACTACAATGGTAATGAGTTCAAAGCTCTAGTTTTTGAATTCATGCCTAAAGGAAGTTTGGAGAAGTGGTTGCATCCAGATAGAGGCAATCATGAAAATGAATCCAGAAATTTGAATCTTCTTGAAAGGCTGAATATTGTAATGGATGTCGCTTCTGCACTGCACTATCTTCATGACCACAGTGAACCGCCCATTATTCATTGCGATTTAAAGCCAAGCAATGTTCTTCTTGACACTGACATGGTTGCGCATGTAAGTGATTTTGGTTTGGCGAGGCTCCTCTCAGTAGCCGATGATGTTTCTCAAAATCAAACCAGCACAATTGGAATAAAAGGATCTATTGGTTACGCTGCTCCAG AATACGGATTGGGTGGAGAGGCATCGACACAGGGAGATGTCTATAGCTACGGAATATTTGTACTGGAGATATTCACGGGAAAGAGACCCATTGACAGCATGTTTCAAGACATTTTCAACCTTCATAACTATGTTAAGATGGCGTTACCGGAAAGATTTGTGCAGATTGTGGATCCAAAACTTCTCAAACCTAGAGaattaaatgaaatagaaaCTGCAACCGAAGAAGAAGATGTTATTGAggcagaagaagaaagaattcaAATTGAGGACCAAAGCCAGATGAACGCCAATATACAGAAGTGCTTACTTTCAGTTTTCGAGATCGGCATTTCTTGTTCATTACAAGCGCCAGAAGAGAGAATGAGTATGGGGGAAGTCATCAGGAAACTACATCGGATCCGAAACACTTATCTAGGAACTGGGCACCATGGATAA